In the genome of Cupriavidus malaysiensis, one region contains:
- a CDS encoding oxidoreductase-like domain-containing protein, with translation MPDHPADRDPRPVPPERPGDNECCQSGCDPCVFDFYADEMERYRAELRAWEARHPEHAAHPAA, from the coding sequence GTGCCAGACCATCCTGCCGATCGCGATCCCCGTCCCGTGCCGCCCGAGCGCCCGGGCGACAACGAATGCTGCCAGAGCGGCTGCGATCCCTGCGTGTTCGATTTCTACGCCGACGAAATGGAGCGCTACCGCGCCGAACTTCGCGCCTGGGAAGCACGCCATCCCGAGCACGCCGCGCACCCGGCCGCCTGA
- a CDS encoding NAD-dependent protein deacetylase: MTALRDFLLRHPRLFVLTGAGISTDSGIPGYRDEQGAWQRTPPVLLQDFLGSHAARQRYWARSMVGWPIAAGAQPNAAHHALATLQAQGRVAGLVTQNVDGLHQRAGSAGVIELHGTIASASCLACGERHERAGIQRELETHNPDWLGLQAEAAADGDAHLESEHFGRFRVPACRRCAGVLKPDVVFFGDSVPRERVQAATQALEAADAVLVVGSSLMVYSGYRFCVWAERMGKPVAALNLGRTRADAMLSLKVAEPCGPALTALVAALAATA; encoded by the coding sequence ATGACCGCGCTGCGCGATTTCCTGCTGCGCCACCCCCGGCTGTTCGTGCTGACGGGGGCCGGTATCAGCACCGATTCCGGCATTCCCGGCTACCGCGACGAGCAGGGCGCCTGGCAGCGCACGCCGCCGGTGCTGCTGCAGGATTTCCTCGGCTCGCATGCGGCGCGCCAGCGCTATTGGGCGCGCAGCATGGTCGGCTGGCCGATCGCCGCCGGCGCGCAGCCCAATGCGGCGCATCACGCGCTCGCCACGCTGCAGGCGCAGGGCAGGGTGGCCGGGCTTGTCACGCAGAATGTCGACGGGCTGCACCAGCGCGCGGGCAGTGCCGGCGTGATCGAACTGCACGGCACCATTGCCAGCGCCTCCTGCCTGGCCTGCGGCGAGCGGCACGAGCGCGCGGGCATCCAGCGGGAGCTGGAGACGCACAATCCGGACTGGCTCGGCCTGCAGGCCGAGGCCGCGGCCGACGGCGACGCCCATCTCGAGTCCGAGCATTTCGGACGGTTCCGCGTGCCGGCCTGCCGCCGCTGTGCCGGCGTGCTCAAGCCCGACGTGGTCTTCTTCGGCGATTCGGTGCCGCGCGAGCGCGTCCAGGCCGCCACGCAGGCGCTGGAGGCGGCCGACGCGGTGCTGGTGGTCGGCTCTTCGCTGATGGTCTATTCGGGCTATCGCTTCTGTGTCTGGGCCGAGCGCATGGGCAAGCCCGTGGCGGCGTTGAACCTGGGCAGGACGCGCGCCGACGCCATGCTTTCGCTCAAGGTGGCCGAGCCCTGCGGCCCGGCACTGACCGCGCTGGTGGCAGCGCTCGCCGCCACGGCCTGA
- a CDS encoding DUF1439 domain-containing protein, with translation MRRLALRALAAATAAAACATAPAALAGYNIWTGEYTFTREELQRALAQRFPATLRYGELLSVQLSHPRLTLDAGANRVTTLVDARLTNTVLGGPPVDGSLALTSGIRYDPARRAVLLDQPTLQQVQVAGLPPQYREPLNAIGAAAASQLLQDYPLYTFTPEQLHVGGQEVEPGAITVSDDGIRVQIKPR, from the coding sequence ATGCGCCGCCTCGCCCTGCGCGCCCTCGCCGCCGCCACGGCCGCTGCCGCCTGCGCCACGGCGCCGGCGGCCCTGGCCGGCTACAACATCTGGACCGGCGAGTACACCTTCACGCGCGAGGAACTGCAGCGGGCGCTGGCACAGCGCTTCCCCGCCACGCTGCGCTATGGCGAACTGCTCAGCGTGCAGCTCAGCCATCCGCGCCTGACACTGGACGCCGGCGCCAACCGTGTCACCACGCTGGTGGACGCGCGGCTCACCAACACCGTGCTGGGGGGGCCACCGGTGGACGGCTCGCTCGCGCTCACCAGCGGCATCCGCTACGATCCCGCGCGGCGGGCGGTGCTGCTCGACCAGCCGACGCTGCAGCAGGTACAGGTCGCCGGGCTGCCGCCGCAGTATCGCGAACCGCTGAACGCCATCGGCGCGGCCGCGGCCAGCCAGCTGCTGCAGGACTATCCGCTCTACACCTTCACGCCGGAGCAGCTCCACGTCGGCGGGCAGGAGGTCGAACCGGGCGCGATCACGGTCTCCGACGACGGCATCCGCGTGCAGATCAAGCCGCGCTGA
- a CDS encoding SlyX family protein, with product MESRLTELEIKLAFQEDLLEALNATVARQQQEIASLQEQFRALYQQVRQGGGADHAGPQHEIPPHY from the coding sequence ATGGAATCCCGCCTTACCGAACTGGAGATCAAGCTGGCCTTCCAGGAGGACCTGCTGGAAGCGCTGAACGCGACCGTGGCGCGGCAGCAGCAGGAGATCGCATCGCTGCAGGAGCAGTTCCGCGCCCTTTACCAGCAGGTGCGCCAAGGCGGCGGCGCCGACCATGCCGGCCCGCAGCACGAGATCCCGCCGCACTACTGA
- a CDS encoding VOC family protein, translated as MQVQPYLFFEGRCEEAVAFYQRAIGAELITMMRYQDNPEPQAGNGCMQAPPAGDKVMHMAMRIGATTVMGSDGRCEGKPAFQGFALSLNTPDEAAARKLFDALGDGGQVLMPLGRTFFSPAFGMVADRFGVSWMVLVAPDTP; from the coding sequence ATGCAAGTCCAGCCTTACCTGTTCTTCGAGGGCCGCTGCGAAGAGGCGGTCGCGTTCTACCAGCGCGCCATCGGCGCCGAACTGATCACCATGATGCGCTACCAGGACAATCCTGAGCCGCAGGCCGGCAACGGCTGCATGCAGGCGCCCCCCGCAGGCGACAAGGTGATGCATATGGCCATGCGTATCGGCGCCACCACGGTGATGGGCTCGGATGGCCGCTGCGAGGGCAAGCCCGCGTTCCAGGGCTTCGCACTGTCGCTCAATACGCCGGACGAAGCCGCCGCGCGCAAGCTGTTCGATGCGCTCGGCGACGGCGGCCAGGTGCTGATGCCACTGGGGCGTACCTTCTTCTCGCCGGCCTTCGGCATGGTGGCGGACCGCTTCGGCGTATCGTGGATGGTGCTGGTCGCGCCGGACACGCCCTGA
- a CDS encoding LysR family transcriptional regulator, which translates to MRYELTDLRLFQAIAQAQSLSNGAAAVHITASAASYRLKNLEHALGTPLFVRSARGMELTPAGETLLVHVRELLLGVERMHGEVGRFSSGLRGHIKLLANSSSLNGFIIPSVSRFLSAHPEVNIDLEERASEAILAAVAAQEADIGILAAAVDTPGVRASRYAVDELILAVPPGHPLLRLPGLAAGIRFGAALGFDFVCMSRASSNYLFLREMAQREGRSPNVRLHAHGFEAVLALVEAGVGLALVPRSVAAEALAQVRVGAVPLAEPWARRELSLMVRADGRLPAFTAAFAQFLLDDPRVAATRDAPAASTPA; encoded by the coding sequence GTGCGCTACGAACTGACGGACCTGCGCCTGTTCCAGGCGATCGCGCAGGCACAGAGCCTGTCGAACGGCGCCGCGGCCGTGCATATCACGGCATCGGCCGCGAGCTATCGCTTGAAGAACCTGGAGCACGCGCTGGGCACGCCGCTGTTCGTGCGCAGCGCGCGCGGCATGGAGCTGACGCCTGCCGGCGAAACGCTGCTGGTGCACGTGCGCGAGCTGCTGCTCGGCGTCGAGCGCATGCATGGCGAAGTGGGCCGCTTCTCGTCCGGCCTGCGCGGGCATATCAAGCTGCTGGCCAACAGCAGCTCGCTCAACGGTTTCATCATCCCCAGCGTGAGCCGCTTCCTGAGCGCGCATCCCGAGGTCAACATCGACCTGGAAGAGCGGGCCAGCGAGGCGATCCTGGCTGCTGTCGCAGCGCAGGAAGCCGACATCGGCATCCTTGCCGCCGCCGTCGACACGCCGGGGGTGCGCGCGTCGCGCTATGCGGTGGACGAACTGATCCTGGCGGTGCCGCCGGGCCATCCGCTGCTGCGCCTGCCGGGGCTGGCCGCCGGCATCCGCTTCGGCGCGGCGCTCGGGTTCGATTTCGTCTGCATGAGCCGCGCCAGCAGCAACTACCTGTTCTTGCGCGAGATGGCCCAGCGCGAAGGGCGCAGTCCCAACGTGCGGCTGCACGCGCATGGTTTCGAGGCGGTGCTGGCGCTGGTGGAAGCCGGCGTCGGCCTGGCCCTGGTGCCGCGCAGCGTCGCCGCCGAGGCGCTGGCGCAGGTGCGCGTGGGCGCCGTGCCGCTGGCCGAGCCATGGGCCCGGCGCGAACTGAGCCTGATGGTGCGGGCCGACGGCAGGCTGCCGGCTTTCACCGCGGCCTTTGCGCAGTTCCTGCTGGACGATCCGCGCGTGGCGGCTACGCGCGACGCGCCGGCTGCGTCCACGCCCGCCTGA
- a CDS encoding enoyl-CoA hydratase produces the protein MTATPAATSSTAPDPQDLPEQEVARHASVAIDTQGVATLTICGAGSLNILGTPVIRALTAAVTALAADPDIRVLVLRGSGDKGLIGGADIKEMAALDRASAERFISSLRGLCDAMRHFPAPVIARMPGWCLGGGLELALACDLRIAADDVRLGMPEVKVGIPSVIHAALMPRLIGNARAAWMLLTGEPCDAAEALSWGLVHKVVPLAGLDEAVAQLATLLAGFGPTALRQQKRLLREWEDAPVDTSIARSVAEFGSAFDTGEPQQHMQGFLQRKR, from the coding sequence ATGACCGCCACCCCCGCAGCGACTTCATCGACCGCACCCGATCCGCAGGACCTGCCGGAACAGGAAGTCGCCCGCCACGCCAGCGTGGCGATCGACACGCAAGGCGTCGCCACCCTGACCATCTGCGGCGCCGGCTCGCTCAACATCCTCGGCACACCCGTGATCCGCGCCCTGACCGCGGCGGTCACGGCCCTGGCCGCCGATCCCGATATCCGCGTGCTGGTCCTGCGCGGCAGCGGCGACAAGGGCCTGATCGGCGGCGCCGACATCAAGGAGATGGCGGCGCTCGACCGCGCCAGCGCCGAGCGCTTCATCAGCAGCCTGCGCGGCCTGTGCGATGCCATGCGTCACTTCCCCGCGCCGGTCATCGCGCGCATGCCGGGCTGGTGCCTGGGCGGCGGCCTGGAACTGGCGCTCGCCTGCGACCTGCGCATCGCTGCCGACGACGTGCGGCTGGGCATGCCGGAAGTGAAGGTGGGCATTCCGTCGGTGATCCATGCCGCGCTGATGCCGCGCCTGATCGGCAACGCGCGCGCGGCCTGGATGCTGCTGACCGGCGAGCCTTGCGACGCCGCCGAGGCCTTGTCCTGGGGACTGGTGCACAAGGTCGTGCCGCTGGCCGGGCTGGACGAGGCGGTGGCGCAGCTGGCCACGCTGCTGGCGGGCTTCGGCCCGACCGCGCTGCGCCAGCAGAAGCGGCTGCTGCGCGAATGGGAAGACGCCCCGGTCGACACCTCGATCGCGCGCAGCGTGGCCGAGTTCGGCAGCGCCTTCGACACCGGCGAGCCCCAGCAGCATATGCAGGGCTTCCTGCAGCGCAAGCGCTGA
- the argG gene encoding argininosuccinate synthase translates to MTTILQHIPTGQRVGIAFSGGLDTSAALLWMRQKGAIPYAYTANLGQPDEPDYSDIPRRAKAYGAEDARLIDCRQQLVAEGIAALQCGAFHISTAGVTYFNTTPIGRAVTGTMLVAAMKEDGVNIWGDGSTFKGNDIERFYRYGLLTNPGLQIYKPWLDQTFIDELGGRKEMSEFLIANGFDYKMSVEKAYSTDSNMLGATHEAKDLEHLNAGIKIVEPIMGVPFWRDDCAIKAEEVTVRFEAGQPVALNGQTFANAVELLAEANRIGGRHGLGMSDQIENRIIEAKSRGIYEAPGLALLFIAYERLVTGIHNEDTIEQYRDNGRRLGRLLYQGRWFDPQAIMLREAAQRWVASAITGEVTIELRRGNDYSLLNTTSPNLTYKPERLTMEKGESMFSPQDRIGQLTMRTLDIVDTREKLVNYTKGGLLTGGDAGLPQLED, encoded by the coding sequence ATGACTACCATTCTGCAGCACATTCCGACCGGCCAGCGCGTCGGTATCGCCTTCTCGGGCGGCCTCGACACCAGCGCAGCGCTCCTGTGGATGCGCCAAAAGGGCGCGATTCCCTATGCCTACACGGCCAACCTGGGCCAGCCCGACGAGCCGGACTACTCGGACATCCCGCGCCGCGCCAAGGCGTATGGTGCCGAGGATGCGCGCCTGATCGATTGCCGCCAGCAACTGGTGGCCGAGGGCATCGCCGCACTGCAGTGCGGCGCCTTCCACATCTCCACCGCCGGCGTCACCTACTTCAACACCACGCCGATCGGCCGCGCCGTCACCGGCACCATGCTGGTGGCCGCGATGAAGGAGGATGGCGTCAACATCTGGGGCGATGGCAGCACGTTCAAGGGCAATGACATCGAGCGCTTCTACCGCTACGGCCTCCTGACCAACCCTGGCCTGCAGATCTACAAGCCGTGGCTGGACCAGACCTTCATCGACGAGCTGGGCGGCCGCAAGGAAATGAGCGAGTTCCTGATCGCCAACGGCTTCGACTACAAGATGTCGGTGGAGAAGGCCTACTCGACCGACTCGAACATGCTGGGCGCCACGCACGAGGCCAAGGATCTCGAGCACCTGAACGCCGGCATCAAGATCGTCGAGCCCATCATGGGCGTGCCGTTCTGGCGCGATGACTGCGCCATCAAGGCAGAGGAAGTCACGGTGCGCTTCGAGGCCGGCCAGCCGGTCGCGCTGAACGGCCAGACCTTCGCCAATGCCGTCGAGCTGCTGGCCGAGGCCAACCGCATCGGCGGCCGCCACGGCCTGGGCATGAGCGACCAGATCGAGAACCGCATCATCGAGGCCAAGAGCCGCGGCATCTACGAGGCCCCGGGCCTGGCGCTGCTGTTCATCGCCTACGAGCGCCTGGTGACCGGCATCCACAACGAGGACACCATCGAGCAGTACCGCGACAACGGCCGCCGCCTGGGCCGCCTGCTGTACCAGGGCCGCTGGTTCGACCCGCAGGCCATCATGCTGCGCGAGGCCGCGCAGCGCTGGGTGGCCAGCGCCATCACCGGCGAAGTGACCATCGAGCTGCGCCGCGGCAATGATTACTCGCTGCTGAACACCACCTCGCCGAACCTGACCTACAAGCCGGAGCGGCTGACCATGGAAAAGGGCGAGTCGATGTTCTCGCCGCAGGACCGTATCGGCCAGCTGACCATGCGCACGCTGGACATCGTCGACACGCGCGAGAAACTGGTCAACTACACCAAGGGTGGCCTGCTGACCGGCGGCGACGCCGGGCTGCCGCAGCTGGAAGACTGA
- the bluB gene encoding 5,6-dimethylbenzimidazole synthase — protein MTTPASDPRPAEPDFTPDEQAAFYRLAAARRDMRHFIAGARVDEAVLRRLLEAAHRAPSVGLMQPWRFVRIVDAGLRERIAGLVEQERQRTAQALGARGEAFLKLKVEGVRDCAELLVAALAPDDGTVFGRRTMPREMALCSAACAIQNLWLAARVENLGMGWVSMFEPQALAALLGMPSGSQPIAILCLGPVHAFYPAPMLELEDWRHGRPLDALLSTDGWGG, from the coding sequence ATGACCACCCCCGCCAGCGACCCGCGACCGGCCGAGCCGGACTTCACGCCCGACGAACAGGCGGCCTTCTACCGGCTGGCGGCGGCGCGGCGCGACATGCGCCATTTCATCGCCGGCGCCCGCGTCGACGAGGCGGTGCTGCGCCGGCTGCTGGAGGCCGCCCACCGCGCGCCGTCGGTCGGCCTGATGCAGCCCTGGCGCTTCGTGCGCATCGTCGACGCCGGCCTGCGCGAGCGCATCGCCGGCCTGGTGGAGCAGGAGCGCCAGCGCACGGCCCAGGCGCTCGGCGCGCGCGGCGAGGCTTTCCTGAAGCTCAAGGTGGAGGGTGTGAGGGACTGCGCCGAGCTGCTGGTGGCGGCGCTGGCGCCCGACGACGGTACCGTGTTCGGGCGGCGCACCATGCCGCGCGAAATGGCGCTGTGCTCGGCCGCCTGCGCCATCCAGAACCTGTGGCTGGCGGCCCGCGTGGAGAACCTCGGCATGGGCTGGGTCTCGATGTTCGAGCCGCAGGCCCTGGCCGCGCTGCTGGGCATGCCGTCCGGCAGCCAGCCCATCGCCATCCTGTGCCTGGGCCCGGTCCATGCCTTCTACCCGGCGCCGATGCTGGAGCTGGAGGACTGGCGGCACGGCCGCCCGCTCGACGCGCTGCTGTCCACCGACGGCTGGGGCGGCTAA
- a CDS encoding alpha/beta hydrolase yields the protein MSAADRPVAAPAPLGQAVRQSRPLRAAALAWLARLAWLAGLACASAGAARAQVPEQVVDIPTRPGVTQRFLYLAPAAPKAAVVLYAGGHGGLRIFPNGSMGWGAGNFVVRTRQDFAAAGLAVAVVDAPSDRLSPPYLNGFRQGAEHAADARAVIAWVREHAKVPVWLVGTSRGTQSVAAIAIRLADGGGPDGIVLTSTILREERGRAVPQMELARLALPVLVVHHKDDGCKLCPVADTGMLMDRLTAAPRKELVVVSGGSNQGDPCEAMASHGYNGIEPQVVQSIATWITAAR from the coding sequence ATGTCTGCTGCCGACCGTCCCGTCGCCGCTCCCGCCCCCCTTGGCCAGGCAGTTCGCCAGTCCCGCCCGCTGCGCGCGGCCGCCCTCGCCTGGCTGGCCCGCCTCGCCTGGCTGGCCGGACTGGCCTGCGCCAGTGCCGGCGCGGCGCGCGCGCAGGTACCCGAGCAGGTGGTAGACATCCCCACCCGCCCCGGCGTGACCCAGCGCTTCCTCTACCTCGCACCGGCGGCGCCGAAGGCGGCCGTGGTGCTCTACGCGGGCGGCCACGGCGGCCTGCGCATCTTCCCCAACGGCTCGATGGGCTGGGGCGCCGGCAACTTCGTGGTGCGTACGCGCCAGGACTTCGCCGCGGCCGGCCTGGCGGTGGCGGTGGTCGACGCCCCCAGCGACCGGCTGTCCCCGCCCTACCTGAACGGCTTCCGGCAGGGTGCGGAACACGCGGCCGACGCGCGCGCGGTGATCGCCTGGGTGCGCGAGCATGCCAAGGTGCCGGTATGGCTGGTCGGCACCAGCCGCGGCACGCAGTCGGTGGCGGCGATCGCCATCCGCCTGGCGGACGGCGGCGGCCCCGACGGCATCGTGCTGACCTCGACCATCCTGCGCGAGGAGCGCGGGCGCGCGGTGCCGCAGATGGAACTGGCCAGGCTGGCGCTACCGGTGCTGGTGGTGCACCACAAGGACGACGGCTGCAAGCTGTGCCCGGTGGCCGATACCGGCATGCTGATGGACCGGCTCACGGCCGCGCCGCGCAAGGAGCTGGTGGTGGTCAGCGGCGGCAGTAACCAGGGCGATCCGTGCGAGGCCATGGCCTCGCACGGCTACAACGGGATCGAACCGCAGGTGGTGCAGTCGATCGCGACGTGGATCACCGCGGCGCGCTGA
- a CDS encoding aldo/keto reductase: protein MPESNMPYRRLGASNLKVSALCLGTMMFADQTDESEASRIVASAREHGVNFIDTADVYSRGASEQMVGRLLTGDRERWVLASKLGNAMGAGPNLSHYSRSWILRAVEDSLRRLATDYLDILYLHRDYEGENLEEAVRAMGDLVRAGKIRYWALSNFRGWRIAEVARLCEQLGVPRPVCCQPYYNLLNRMPEVEILPACGHYGLGVVPYSPIARGVLTGKYLPGQQPPEGTRAGRADRRIMETEFRQESLLIAQQLKAHAEARGLTLGQFATAWVLANPLVSAVIAGPRTLAQFEDYFGALGVAVSPQEEAMVDALVRPGHASTPGYSDPSYPFTGRPVPVAAN from the coding sequence ATGCCCGAATCGAACATGCCATACCGGCGCCTGGGCGCCAGCAACCTGAAGGTGTCGGCCCTGTGCCTCGGCACCATGATGTTCGCCGACCAGACCGACGAGAGCGAAGCCTCGCGCATCGTGGCCAGCGCGCGCGAACACGGTGTCAACTTCATCGACACCGCCGACGTGTACAGCCGCGGCGCCTCGGAACAGATGGTGGGCCGCCTGCTCACCGGCGACCGCGAGCGCTGGGTGCTGGCCAGCAAGCTGGGCAACGCCATGGGCGCCGGCCCCAATCTTTCGCACTATTCGCGCAGCTGGATCCTGCGTGCGGTAGAGGACAGCCTGCGCCGCCTCGCCACCGATTACCTCGACATCCTCTACCTGCACCGCGACTATGAGGGCGAGAACCTCGAGGAAGCGGTGCGTGCCATGGGCGACCTGGTGCGCGCCGGCAAGATCCGCTACTGGGCCTTGTCCAACTTCCGCGGCTGGCGCATCGCCGAGGTGGCGCGCCTGTGCGAGCAGCTCGGCGTGCCGCGCCCGGTCTGCTGCCAGCCCTACTACAACCTGCTCAACCGCATGCCGGAGGTGGAGATCCTGCCGGCCTGCGGCCACTACGGCCTGGGCGTGGTGCCCTACAGCCCGATCGCGCGCGGCGTGCTGACCGGCAAGTACCTGCCGGGCCAGCAGCCGCCGGAAGGCACCCGCGCAGGGCGTGCCGACCGTCGCATCATGGAGACCGAGTTCCGCCAGGAGTCGCTCCTCATCGCCCAGCAGCTCAAGGCGCATGCCGAGGCACGAGGACTGACGCTGGGGCAGTTCGCCACGGCCTGGGTGCTGGCCAATCCGCTGGTCAGCGCAGTCATTGCCGGGCCGCGCACGCTGGCCCAGTTCGAGGACTACTTCGGTGCGCTGGGCGTGGCGGTATCGCCGCAGGAAGAGGCGATGGTCGATGCGCTGGTGCGTCCCGGCCATGCCTCCACGCCCGGCTACAGCGACCCCAGCTATCCCTTTACCGGCCGCCCCGTGCCGGTGGCCGCGAACTAG